A genomic segment from Pirellulales bacterium encodes:
- a CDS encoding ABC transporter ATP-binding protein produces the protein MPDSMIELRHLHRYFGRTKAVNDVSFEVQRGQVFGFIGPNGAGKTTSMRILATLDCPQQGDAFVDGFSVIDDPDRVRRRLGFMPDYYGTYPNVNVLEYLDFFARAYGLRGGDRRRAINYVLDFTGLDALQSKAVSGLSKGMKQRLGLGRTMIHNPAVLVLDEPAAGLDPRARIELREMIRRLAADGKTILVSSHILSELGEMCDVVGIIEQGRILAVGSVAEIQRRGQQTQQSLVRLRVLGGLDGAVAWLNARDDIHEINIEGDTATFAHDGDENSEADLLRDLVGAGFRVAAFGSHQRSLEDVFMQVTAGLVQ, from the coding sequence TTGAAGTGCAGCGCGGGCAGGTGTTTGGATTCATCGGTCCCAACGGCGCGGGCAAAACCACCAGCATGCGAATTCTGGCCACGCTGGATTGTCCCCAACAGGGGGATGCATTCGTCGACGGCTTTTCGGTCATTGACGATCCGGACCGCGTGCGGCGGCGGCTGGGTTTCATGCCCGATTATTACGGCACGTATCCGAACGTGAACGTGTTGGAGTATCTCGATTTTTTCGCGCGGGCATACGGCTTGCGCGGCGGCGATCGGCGACGGGCGATAAATTACGTGCTGGATTTCACGGGTCTGGACGCGTTGCAAAGCAAGGCGGTGAGCGGGCTTTCGAAAGGGATGAAGCAGCGGCTTGGCCTGGGGCGAACGATGATTCATAATCCGGCCGTGCTGGTGTTGGACGAACCGGCCGCCGGTTTGGATCCGCGAGCGCGGATCGAACTGCGCGAAATGATCCGCCGCCTGGCCGCCGACGGAAAAACCATTTTGGTAAGTTCGCACATTCTTAGCGAATTGGGCGAAATGTGCGACGTGGTGGGCATTATCGAGCAGGGGCGCATTTTGGCCGTGGGCAGCGTGGCCGAAATTCAGCGCCGCGGACAACAAACGCAGCAAAGTTTAGTGCGGTTGCGGGTCCTCGGCGGTTTGGATGGTGCGGTCGCCTGGCTAAACGCCCGGGATGACATCCACGAAATTAACATCGAAGGGGACACGGCCACGTTTGCCCACGACGGCGACGAAAACTCAGAAGCCGATTTGCTGCGTGACCTGGTCGGCGCCGGATTCCGGGTGGCGGCGTTCGGAAGCCATCAGCGGTCCTTAGAGGACGTATTTATGCAGGTAACAGCAGGGTT